Proteins encoded within one genomic window of Argiope bruennichi chromosome 7, qqArgBrue1.1, whole genome shotgun sequence:
- the LOC129975280 gene encoding zinc finger protein 765-like — translation MEKNATYMCDDCKENRYASENKSKFFEWVFSLKSPFRCTKCSKYFSIAFKVTDKISLLDPSKNSEQELIAGKYENVRSDEGSRNEPKIEENQPIDLNQKLYKCDICLRTFTTRSNLRSHKNVHNENNPFKCTVCDTQCTSNAHYLIHMNKHSNERRYKCSFCTMAFKYKCSLQAHMSIHNKQNPFRCELCKKSCTTRQDLERHMSSHSNEKHYKCSVCTTMFKTKNSLSIHMNVHKEQNPYRCQVCDKNCSSTFNLKMHMLTHSGERPYKCHICNSSYKAKYQLNALMKKKHQEDHLK, via the coding sequence ATGGAGAAAAATGCGACATACATGTGTGATGATTGCAAAGAAAATAGATATGCcagtgaaaataaatcaaaattttttgaatgggTGTTTTCATTAAAATCCCCATTCCGCTGTACTAAATGCTCAAAGTACTTCAGCATAGCATTCAAAGTTACAGATAAAATATCATTGCTTGATCCGTCAAAAAATTCAGAGCAAGAATTAATTGCTGGGAAGTATGAAAACGTGCGTAGCGATGAAGGATCTAGGAACGAACCTAAAATCGAAGAAAACCAGCCAATCGATTTAAATCAGAAACTGTACAAATGCGATATTTGCCTTCGAACATTCACAACTAGATCAAACCTTCGAAGCCATAAGAACGTACACAATGAGAATAATCCTTTCAAATGCACGGTGTGTGATACGCAGTGTACATCTAACGCCCATTACCTGATCCACATGAACAAACATTCCAACGAAAGGCgttataaatgcagtttttgcACTAtggcttttaaatataaatgtagtcTTCAGGCCCACATGAGCATACATAATAAGCAAAATCCTTTCAGGTGTGAATTGTGTAAAAAGAGTTGTACCACTAGACAAGATCTTGAAAGACACATGTCCAGTCATTCGAATGAAAAGCATTACAAATGTTCTGTATGTACTACgatgtttaaaactaaaaatagccTTTCGATTCATATGAACGTACATAAAGAGCAGAATCCTTATCGATGCCAAGTGTGCGATAAGAACTGCTCCTCCACATTCAATCTGAAAATGCACATGTTGACTCATTCCGGAGAAAGACCTTACAAATGCCATATTTGCAATTCATCCTATAAAGCAAAATATCAACTTAATGCTCTCATGAAGAAAAAACATCAAGaggatcatttgaaataa